CTTGTTTTGTGTATAATGTTTGTTCTACTGCATTTATCATTGCCAATACTGACATTCCAAATGACAGCTGCAATAACAAATCCTAGAGAAGATGGTGAAGTTGTTAAAAATATAATAACTGATACATGAACAAATGACTATGTACTACTAATATATGTTGCTATTGGAATAGTTGTAGTTTATTGTGTATTATCATTTATTTATGACTATTTAGCATATATAATGGGTCGTAAAATTGAAATAAGTTTAAGAAATAGAGCTTTGGAAAATCTTGTAAGACAAGATATTTCATATTACTCAGATAAAAAAATTGGAGAGATTTTAACTAAAATAGTTTCTGATACACAGATAGTAGGAGATCAAGCTGTTCAAGTTCCACTTCAATTCGGATTATCATTCTTTGAAATTATTGGTGCTGCAATATTAATGTATATATTAAGTTGACAACTAGCATCAGTAACTGTTATCACATTTGTTATATTAATGTCTTTAATGATGGTAAGTTTCTATGCAACTAGAAATAAAGTTATTAAAGTTAGAGAAAGTATTACAGAAATTAATGGTAATGTAACTGATAGAATTGCTACTGTTAGACTAATTAAATCCGCAGGTACTGAAAACTATGAAACTGAAAGATTTAAACAAGTGCATAAAGACTTCTACAATAAATCTAAAAAAGTAGGAACAAGACAAGCAATTATGTTGACTACTATGTGGGGTGGAATGTTTGTCCTTCAATTTGCAACAGTTATTGCAACAATGCTAATTTATGGACAAGAAGGTGCTGAAGGTGAGTTTATTAAACAAAGATTTGCAGCATATAACTTAGCCCAAGGACTTATGATAGGACCTCTATTTAATGTTATGGCAGCATTATTTGGACTGGCACAAGCTTCTGTTGCTGCTCAAAGAGTTGATGACACAATTAAGTCAAAATCAATTATGAATTCTCACTATTGAGATGGTGAGATAGTTAAAAAAATTGAAGGAGACATTTTATTTAAAGGTATAGAATTTGCATACCCAGAAAAACCAACAAAAGTAATTCTTCCAAAATTTGACTTTAAATTTGAAGAAGGAAAATCATACGCCTTTGTTGGAGAAACTGGTAGCGGTAAATCTACTATTGCAAAACTTTTATTACGATTCTATGATCCTACAAAAGGACAAATAATAATTAACGGAAATACAGACTTGAAAGATGTTAATTTATCAAGTTATTTAAGCCACGTTGGATATGTTGAACAAGATCCACAAATTCTTTACGGTGATGTTTTTGAAAATGTTAGATATGGATCTTTTGATAGTACCAATGAAGAGGTTATAGAGGCTTGTAAAAAAGCAGAACTTCATGAACTTGTAATGACTTGACCTGACCAATATGAAACGATTCTTGGAGAAAGAGGTTTCCTATTGAGTGGTGGACAAAAGCAAAGATTAATAATAGCGAGAATGTTCTTGAAAAATCCAAAAGTCTTAATTTTAGATGAAGCAACAAGTGCTTTAGATAATATCGTTGAAAAAGAAATTCAAGCAAAATTGGATGTGCTTATGAAAGGTAGAACAACAGTTACTATCGCTCACAGACTAAGTACAATTAAAAATGCAAATGAAATAATAGTTTTAGGTGGAAATGGAAAAGGGATAGTTCAAAGAGGAAAATTTAATGAATTAAAAACTCAAGATGGACACTTTAAAAAACTATATGAAGCTGGATTAATTGAATAATAAATTAAAGAACACCAAAATTAAATAGAACATAAAGTTATCAACCTAAGTTTTATTTAGCAATTTTGTGTTTTTTTATTTGAAAAAGTTGATTTTAAGTGTTAATTAGTAAATTTAATGTTCTCATTACACAATTGGGGGTATAATTAATTTAGGAATATTTTTTATTTTGAATATTATTATTGAAAAATCTTCCAAATTGTATAAATTTGCATTAAAAGTTGGGTATTTCCAACAAAAAAATCTTTAAAGGAGTTATAAATATGAAAGTTATAGTTTTAGGAACAAATCATGCAGGAACAACTGCTGTTAGAACACTAAAAAGACTAAACCCAGAAATTGAAGTTACTACTTATGATAGAAATGATGTAATTTCATTTTTGGGTTGTGGAATAGCGTTATGAGTTAAAGGAGAAATTAAGGATCCAAATGGACTTTTTTATGCAAACCCTGAGATTCTAGAATCTGAAGGAATCAATGTAAAAATGAAACATGAATGAATTTCGATTGATTCTAATAAAAAAACTGTTTTGATTAAAAATTTAGAAACAAATGAAACATTTGAAGACAACTATGATAAGTTGATAGTTGCAACTGGTACATGACCTTTACTGCCACCAATCCCAGGATTAGACTTAAAAGGTGTACAAATCTGTAAAAATTATGATCATGCTAAAAAAATTCAGCAAGCTAACTTAAATGATTCAATAAAAAAAGTAACTATAGTTGGAGCGGGTTATATTGGTGTTGAACTTGTTGATGCTTTTGTGGCACACGGTAAAGAAGTTACATTAATAGATCTTGCAGAAAGAATAATGCCTGTATACTACGATGCAGAATTCACTCAACATGTAGAAGATAGAATGAAAAAAGCTGGAGTAAATCTTGCTTTAGGGCAAAGCGTTAAAGAATTCAAAGGTGTTGATGGAAAAGTTACGCATGTTGTTACTGATAAAGGTGAAGTTGAAACTGATTATGTAATTTTCTCTGTTGGTGTGGTTGCGCAAACCAAACAACTTGAAGGTGTAGTCGATTTAAATGACAGAAAAGCAATTTTAACTAACGAGTACTGTCAATCATCAAACGAAGATATTTATGCAATTGGAGATTGTTCAACAGTTTTCAATAAAGCATTAAACATGGAAATGCCAATTCAACTAGCAACAACTGCAGTTAGAACAGGTATTATTGCAGCTTCAAATATTGCTAATGGGAATAAATTAGCGTCTCCAGGTTTTACAGGAGCAAATGGTATTGAAGTATTCGGATTTAAAATGGCTTCAGCTGGTGTTAGTGAAGCTAGTGCAAAAAACATGGGATTAGATTATGAAGCCATTTTATTATCTGATTCAGATCGTCCAGAATTTATGTCAACATACAAAGAAGCTTGAATCAAATTAGTGTGAGATAAAAAAACGAGAAAAATCATTGGGGCCCAAATAGCTAGTGAAAATAACCATACCGAAATCATGTATATGTTGTCATTGGGTATCCAAAAAGGACTAACTATTGATGAGTTACCATTGGTTGATATATTCTTTTTACCTCACTTTAATAAGCCATACAATTTTGTTACATTGGCTGGTTTAGAAGTTTTAGGATTAAATTACTTTAAAAAGTAAAAAATGATTAATCTTTTAATATCAAAATCAAATGATCCAGCTTATAACTTGGCTGTTGAAGAGTATTTAACTTACCATTACAAAACTCAAAATCCTATTCTATATATATGACAAAATAGCAATACGATTGTGGTTGGTAGAAACCAAAATACTTATGCTGAAATAAACATTGCAGAAGCAATGAAAGATGAAGTAAAAATTATAAGAAGAAATACAGGTGGAGGAACGGTTTTTCACGACATGGGAAATGTTTGTTATTCACTTATTGTGAATAATGATAAAAACTCACAAACTAACTTTGAAATAGCATTAAAACCAATAATTGATTATTTAAGAAACGAAGGATTAAATGCAAATTTTTCGGGAAGAAATGATATCGAAATTGATGATTATAAAATCTCTGGAAACGCACAATTAAAAACTAAGGACAAAATTCTTCAACACGGAACATTATTATTTGATGTTGAATTACCTAGGATCTTAAAGTATTTAAATGTTGATTTGGAAAAAATAAAACATCAAAAAGTAAAATCAAAACCAGCTAGAGTTGCCAATATAAAAAAAATTTTAGCTGAAGCAAATAAAGATATTGAGTTAGAAAATTTTATAAAAAATATTATTAATAGTTACACAAAAAATAATGAAGTAAAAGAAATAGAATTCACCATTACCGAAATTGAAAATATTAAAGAAATTTTGGAGAATAAGTATTTATCGAGAGAGTGAACTTTTGCTAAAAATGAAGACTTTGAAATCTCTAATAAAAAATATTTAGAATCAAAAGGTTTGATTGAAATAAAAATAAATATTGATAAAGGAAAAATCTCAAAAATTAAGATATATGGAGATTTTCTTGGATATAAAGGTACAGAGGATTTGGAATTTTCTCTAATAGGTGTAGATTACGACTATCATTCTGTAAGGGGTGTTTTAGAAAAACATAACCTTAAAGAGATCTTCGGAGATAACTTTGAAGCTGAAGATATTTTAAAACTATTAATAAATTAGGAAGGGATAAAAATATGAAATATATAACAAAATTTGATCCACTTAAAGATGAAATTGTACGTGTTATGGATAAAGATGGAAAAATCATTGATCCAAAATTAGTTCCAAATATCTCAGATGACGAATTAATCAAAGCATACACAATTATGAACCTTTCAAGAAGACAAGATGACTATCAAAACAAAATGCAAAGACAAGGAAGATTGCTTTCTTTCTTAACTTCAACAGGACAAGAAGCTTGTGAAGTTGCTTATACAATGGTTATTGATCCTAAAAAAGACTTCTTTGTTTCTGGATATAGAAACAATGCTGCTTGATTAACTATGGGTCAACCAATTAGAAATATTATGCTCTATTGAGCTGGAAATGAAGCTGGTTCAAAAGCTCCTGAAGGTGTTAATTCATTACCGCCAAACATTATTATTGGTTCTCAATACTCACAAGCTACAGGGCTTGCGTTTGCAGAAAAGTACCAAGGTAGAAATGGAGTTGCTGTAACAACAACTGGGGATGGTGGAATGAGTGAGGGTGAAACATATGAAGCAATGAACTTTGCTAAGTTGTATGAACTGCCAGTTGTATTTGTTTGTGAAAATAACAAATGAGCCATATCAACTCCAACAGATCAACAAACAAAATCAATAAATATAGCAGTAAAGGCTATAGCTACAGGAATGCCTTCAATTAAAGTTGATGGAAATGACTTTTTAGCAAGTTATGCTGTTGCAAAAGAAGCGGTTGAATTTGCAAGAAGTGGTAAAGGTCCTGTTTTAATTGAATTTGATACATATA
This genomic interval from Spiroplasma monobiae MQ-1 contains the following:
- a CDS encoding ABC transporter ATP-binding protein — translated: MENMDFEVGKGKFFHTLVYYFAKEWKLSLTMLVLCIMFVLLHLSLPILTFQMTAAITNPREDGEVVKNIITDTWTNDYVLLIYVAIGIVVVYCVLSFIYDYLAYIMGRKIEISLRNRALENLVRQDISYYSDKKIGEILTKIVSDTQIVGDQAVQVPLQFGLSFFEIIGAAILMYILSWQLASVTVITFVILMSLMMVSFYATRNKVIKVRESITEINGNVTDRIATVRLIKSAGTENYETERFKQVHKDFYNKSKKVGTRQAIMLTTMWGGMFVLQFATVIATMLIYGQEGAEGEFIKQRFAAYNLAQGLMIGPLFNVMAALFGLAQASVAAQRVDDTIKSKSIMNSHYWDGEIVKKIEGDILFKGIEFAYPEKPTKVILPKFDFKFEEGKSYAFVGETGSGKSTIAKLLLRFYDPTKGQIIINGNTDLKDVNLSSYLSHVGYVEQDPQILYGDVFENVRYGSFDSTNEEVIEACKKAELHELVMTWPDQYETILGERGFLLSGGQKQRLIIARMFLKNPKVLILDEATSALDNIVEKEIQAKLDVLMKGRTTVTIAHRLSTIKNANEIIVLGGNGKGIVQRGKFNELKTQDGHFKKLYEAGLIE
- a CDS encoding FAD-dependent oxidoreductase, which encodes MKVIVLGTNHAGTTAVRTLKRLNPEIEVTTYDRNDVISFLGCGIALWVKGEIKDPNGLFYANPEILESEGINVKMKHEWISIDSNKKTVLIKNLETNETFEDNYDKLIVATGTWPLLPPIPGLDLKGVQICKNYDHAKKIQQANLNDSIKKVTIVGAGYIGVELVDAFVAHGKEVTLIDLAERIMPVYYDAEFTQHVEDRMKKAGVNLALGQSVKEFKGVDGKVTHVVTDKGEVETDYVIFSVGVVAQTKQLEGVVDLNDRKAILTNEYCQSSNEDIYAIGDCSTVFNKALNMEMPIQLATTAVRTGIIAASNIANGNKLASPGFTGANGIEVFGFKMASAGVSEASAKNMGLDYEAILLSDSDRPEFMSTYKEAWIKLVWDKKTRKIIGAQIASENNHTEIMYMLSLGIQKGLTIDELPLVDIFFLPHFNKPYNFVTLAGLEVLGLNYFKK
- a CDS encoding lipoate--protein ligase; this encodes MINLLISKSNDPAYNLAVEEYLTYHYKTQNPILYIWQNSNTIVVGRNQNTYAEINIAEAMKDEVKIIRRNTGGGTVFHDMGNVCYSLIVNNDKNSQTNFEIALKPIIDYLRNEGLNANFSGRNDIEIDDYKISGNAQLKTKDKILQHGTLLFDVELPRILKYLNVDLEKIKHQKVKSKPARVANIKKILAEANKDIELENFIKNIINSYTKNNEVKEIEFTITEIENIKEILENKYLSREWTFAKNEDFEISNKKYLESKGLIEIKINIDKGKISKIKIYGDFLGYKGTEDLEFSLIGVDYDYHSVRGVLEKHNLKEIFGDNFEAEDILKLLIN
- the pdhA gene encoding pyruvate dehydrogenase (acetyl-transferring) E1 component subunit alpha gives rise to the protein MKYITKFDPLKDEIVRVMDKDGKIIDPKLVPNISDDELIKAYTIMNLSRRQDDYQNKMQRQGRLLSFLTSTGQEACEVAYTMVIDPKKDFFVSGYRNNAAWLTMGQPIRNIMLYWAGNEAGSKAPEGVNSLPPNIIIGSQYSQATGLAFAEKYQGRNGVAVTTTGDGGMSEGETYEAMNFAKLYELPVVFVCENNKWAISTPTDQQTKSINIAVKAIATGMPSIKVDGNDFLASYAVAKEAVEFARSGKGPVLIEFDTYRLGAHSSSDSPDVYRPKGEFEDRTPYEPLIRLKAYMIEKGIWSEEKQNALNEEQDKHIASEFAWVEQNKNYGIEDIFNYQYSELTEDLKEQMAEAKEFFAKYPESKDGGHH